In Polaribacter sp. Hel_I_88, the following proteins share a genomic window:
- a CDS encoding DUF1456 family protein, producing MGLSNNDIFKKLRVAHKLRDTDIIEICALVDFKVSKAELGAIFRAEDHPKYVECGDQFLRNFLNGLVVHLRGPMPEKKK from the coding sequence ATGGGATTAAGTAATAATGATATTTTCAAAAAATTAAGAGTAGCACATAAATTACGTGATACAGATATTATAGAAATTTGTGCTTTGGTAGATTTTAAAGTATCAAAAGCGGAATTAGGTGCTATTTTTAGAGCAGAAGATCACCCAAAATATGTAGAATGTGGAGATCAATTTTTACGTAATTTTTTAAACGGTTTAGTTGTGCATTTACGTGGACCAATGCCAGAAAAGAAGAAATAG
- a CDS encoding aromatic amino acid hydroxylase encodes MELHFELNEVTKKLPKHLHKFVVKQPYEEYTSQNQAVWRYVMRMNVDYLSKVAHKSYMPGLGKTGISTENIPKMEGMNRILKEIGWAAVSVDGFIPPNAFMEFQAYNVLVIASDMRTINHIEYTPAPDIIHEAAGHAPIIANPEYSEYLRRFGEIGSKAISSAKDYEMYEAIRLLSILKENPNSTEKEINEAQEQVEWLQNNMGELSEMAMIRNLHWWTVEYGLIGTLENPKIYGAGLLSSIGESAWCMQDEVKKMPYSIEAARINFDITKPQPQLFVTPDFAYLSLVLDEFANTMALRKGGLNGIKKLIDSKGLGTIELTTGIQISGNFDKVIPFKNNKVAYFQTVGETALANRDKELIGHGISTHKNGFGSPIGKLKGINLPIEDMSPRDLKAYGIYEGEFMTLEFESGIILKGKAITGTRDLRGKILMITFDECTVTYQDEVLFKPEWGLYDMAVGKEVVSAYAGAADVASFLDTSKVSETKTHKITYSEAAKKLYILYDEVREMRETNSATEAKIEVIFHRLKKEYSEDWLLLLELYELALENNFAIKKDILNTLEALKSIKSYTKLIENGLNLHLN; translated from the coding sequence ATGGAATTGCATTTTGAATTAAACGAAGTTACCAAAAAGTTACCCAAACATTTGCACAAGTTTGTTGTAAAGCAACCTTATGAAGAATATACCTCTCAAAACCAAGCAGTTTGGAGATATGTGATGCGAATGAATGTAGATTATTTGAGCAAAGTTGCTCATAAATCTTACATGCCAGGTTTGGGAAAAACAGGAATTTCTACAGAAAATATTCCTAAAATGGAAGGTATGAATCGAATTTTGAAAGAAATTGGTTGGGCTGCAGTTTCTGTAGATGGTTTTATTCCTCCAAATGCTTTTATGGAATTTCAAGCCTATAATGTGTTGGTGATTGCATCAGATATGCGAACCATAAATCATATAGAGTATACTCCAGCTCCAGATATTATTCATGAAGCTGCTGGTCATGCACCTATTATTGCAAATCCTGAATATTCTGAATATTTAAGACGTTTTGGAGAAATTGGAAGCAAAGCAATTTCATCTGCCAAAGATTATGAAATGTACGAAGCCATTCGTCTTTTATCCATCTTAAAAGAAAACCCAAATTCTACTGAAAAGGAGATTAATGAAGCACAAGAACAAGTAGAGTGGTTGCAAAATAATATGGGTGAATTGTCGGAAATGGCAATGATTCGTAATTTACATTGGTGGACAGTAGAATATGGTTTGATTGGTACTTTAGAAAACCCAAAAATTTATGGAGCAGGTTTGCTGTCATCTATTGGAGAAAGTGCTTGGTGTATGCAAGATGAAGTTAAAAAAATGCCTTATTCAATTGAGGCTGCTAGAATTAATTTTGATATTACAAAACCACAACCTCAATTATTTGTTACGCCAGATTTTGCCTATTTAAGTTTGGTTTTAGACGAATTTGCAAATACAATGGCTTTGCGAAAAGGAGGTTTAAATGGGATAAAAAAATTGATAGATTCAAAAGGTTTAGGAACAATTGAATTAACAACAGGAATACAGATTTCTGGAAATTTTGATAAAGTAATTCCGTTTAAAAATAACAAAGTTGCCTATTTTCAAACTGTTGGCGAAACTGCTTTGGCTAATAGAGATAAAGAGTTGATTGGTCATGGAATTTCAACGCACAAAAATGGTTTTGGAAGTCCTATTGGGAAGTTAAAAGGAATTAATTTGCCTATTGAAGACATGAGTCCAAGAGATTTAAAAGCCTATGGAATTTACGAAGGCGAATTTATGACTTTGGAGTTTGAAAGTGGCATCATTCTAAAAGGAAAAGCAATTACAGGAACCAGAGATTTACGTGGTAAAATTTTAATGATTACGTTTGATGAATGTACAGTAACTTACCAAGATGAGGTGTTATTTAAACCAGAGTGGGGTTTGTATGATATGGCTGTTGGTAAAGAAGTTGTTTCTGCGTATGCTGGAGCTGCAGATGTTGCGTCTTTTTTAGATACAAGCAAAGTTTCTGAAACAAAAACGCACAAAATAACCTATTCAGAAGCTGCTAAAAAACTGTATATTTTGTATGATGAGGTTCGTGAAATGCGTGAAACAAATTCAGCAACTGAAGCAAAAATAGAAGTGATATTTCATCGACTTAAAAAAGAATATTCAGAGGATTGGTTGCTATTATTAGAATTGTATGAATTGGCGTTAGAAAACAATTTTGCTATTAAAAAAGATATTCTAAATACTTTGGAAGCATTAAAAAGTATCAAAAGTTATACAAAGCTTATAGAAAATGGCTTAAATTTGCATCTTAATTAA
- a CDS encoding OmpA family protein, producing MKKASILVLFSLILVTSCVSKKKYAQLEANNSQTKEELLTVETTLQKYLIEKEKQEAKLNALGEQISSLKEDKKTALKQVENLTVLTQSSSDNIKTVISQLNEKDKYINGIRQAMTQKDSINLAIKYHLTKNLTDGIQDEDITVNVEKTVVFISISDKLLFKSGSYNVTDKAYTVLEKIAKVIKDQPKMDVMIEGHTDSTPIKRNIIQDNWDLSALRATSITRILQYKYGVTPERLIAAGRSQYVPLAPNDSAENKSINRRTKIIIMPKLNQFFDLLEQDAN from the coding sequence ATGAAAAAAGCATCAATATTAGTACTATTTTCTTTAATCCTTGTAACTTCTTGTGTTTCTAAAAAGAAATATGCGCAGTTAGAAGCTAACAATTCTCAGACTAAAGAAGAACTATTAACAGTAGAAACTACCTTACAAAAATACTTAATAGAAAAAGAAAAGCAAGAAGCTAAATTAAATGCTCTTGGAGAGCAAATTAGTTCTTTAAAAGAAGATAAAAAAACAGCTTTGAAACAAGTTGAAAACTTAACTGTTTTAACGCAATCTTCTTCTGACAACATTAAAACTGTAATTTCTCAGTTAAATGAAAAAGACAAGTATATTAATGGAATTAGACAAGCAATGACGCAGAAAGATTCTATTAATCTAGCTATAAAATATCACTTAACTAAAAATTTAACTGATGGCATTCAAGATGAAGATATTACTGTAAATGTCGAAAAAACAGTTGTTTTTATCTCTATTTCTGATAAATTATTATTTAAAAGCGGTAGTTATAACGTAACTGATAAAGCATACACTGTTTTAGAAAAAATTGCAAAGGTAATTAAGGATCAACCTAAAATGGATGTGATGATTGAAGGGCATACAGATTCTACACCAATTAAAAGAAATATAATTCAAGATAACTGGGATTTATCTGCTTTAAGAGCAACTTCAATCACAAGAATTTTACAGTATAAATATGGAGTAACTCCAGAGAGATTAATTGCAGCTGGTAGAAGTCAATATGTGCCATTAGCACCAAACGATTCTGCTGAAAATAAATCTATAAACAGAAGAACAAAAATTATCATTATGCCTAAACTAAATCAGTTTTTTGATTTATTAGAGCAAGATGCTAACTAA
- a CDS encoding class I SAM-dependent methyltransferase: MSNKIFKKILNTIPRPLLIKVSYLVRPVIALTLKGDKFTDPIDGKSFRKFLPYGYGKQRENALSPSTLSLERHRLMWLFLKDETDFFTSKEKLKVLHIAPEQCFLDIFRKQKNLDYTTSDLESPIADVKADICDLPFADNSYDVIFCNHVLEHIPDDKKAMQELYRVLKKGGFGIFQIPQDTSRKTTFEDDSITDKKERAKIFGQYDHVRVYGLDYFNKLRSVGFKVDEIDYTKKISEEILNRFCLMKGEILPVCYKL; encoded by the coding sequence GTGTCAAATAAAATTTTCAAAAAAATTCTTAATACAATACCAAGACCTTTGCTTATAAAGGTTAGTTATTTGGTGCGTCCAGTAATAGCATTAACTTTAAAAGGCGATAAATTTACAGATCCTATTGATGGAAAATCTTTTCGTAAATTTTTACCTTATGGATATGGAAAACAACGAGAAAACGCGCTTTCCCCATCAACATTATCTTTAGAGAGGCATCGATTAATGTGGTTATTTTTAAAGGATGAAACTGATTTTTTTACATCCAAAGAGAAACTAAAAGTATTACACATTGCACCTGAACAATGTTTTTTAGATATTTTTAGAAAACAAAAAAATTTAGACTACACAACATCTGATTTAGAAAGTCCGATTGCAGATGTAAAAGCAGATATTTGCGATCTACCTTTTGCTGATAATTCTTACGATGTAATTTTTTGCAATCATGTTTTAGAGCATATTCCAGATGATAAAAAAGCCATGCAGGAATTGTATAGAGTGCTCAAAAAAGGTGGATTTGGTATTTTTCAGATTCCACAAGATACATCAAGAAAAACAACTTTTGAAGACGATTCTATTACCGATAAAAAAGAACGTGCCAAAATTTTCGGGCAATATGATCATGTAAGAGTGTATGGACTCGACTATTTTAACAAACTACGATCTGTTGGTTTTAAGGTTGATGAAATTGACTACACCAAAAAGATATCCGAAGAAATATTAAACCGTTTTTGTTTGATGAAAGGCGAAATTTTACCTGTTTGTTATAAGTTGTAA
- the gpmI gene encoding 2,3-bisphosphoglycerate-independent phosphoglycerate mutase, producing the protein MNKKVILMILDGWGITQDPKVSAIYNAKTPYINALYNKYPNASLRTDGENVGLPEGQMGNSEVGHMNLGAGRIVYQNLARINKAVREKTLGQEKVLLDTFTYAKENNKKVHLLGLVSDGGIHSHINHVKGLLDVAKEQNVQNVFVHAFSDGRDCDPKSGAFFMNDLQEYMKKTTGEIASVTGRYFAMDRDNRWERIKKAYDGIVKGIGTKTHDIVATIKENYEAGITDEFIEPIIATNADGSAKAKIESGDVVLFFNYRTDRGRELTSALSQVDFPEFGMKKLDLHFTTITLYDESFKGINVIYNTDNIKNTLGEVLSKAGKKQIRIAETEKYPHVTFFFSGGQEAPFEGESRILKNSPKVATYDLQPEMSAYELTEALCEDLEKGEADFVCLNFANGDMVGHTGIMEAAIKACETVDICAQKVIETGLANGYTTLLIADHGNCETMMNPDGSPHTAHTTNPVPFILIDEEIKSIKSGILGDIAPTILELIGVEQPVEMTQKSLL; encoded by the coding sequence ATGAACAAGAAAGTAATCTTAATGATCTTAGATGGCTGGGGAATTACACAAGACCCAAAAGTATCTGCCATTTACAACGCAAAAACACCATACATAAACGCTTTATACAATAAATATCCAAACGCATCTTTAAGAACAGATGGAGAAAATGTTGGCTTGCCTGAAGGGCAAATGGGGAATTCTGAAGTTGGCCACATGAATTTAGGTGCTGGTAGAATTGTATATCAAAACTTAGCAAGAATCAACAAAGCTGTTCGTGAAAAAACGTTAGGACAAGAAAAAGTTTTGTTAGATACGTTTACATATGCCAAAGAAAATAATAAAAAAGTACATTTATTAGGGTTGGTCTCAGATGGTGGAATTCACTCACACATTAACCACGTAAAAGGTCTTTTAGATGTTGCAAAAGAACAAAATGTGCAAAATGTTTTTGTGCATGCTTTTTCTGATGGACGAGATTGTGACCCAAAATCTGGTGCTTTTTTCATGAATGATCTTCAAGAATATATGAAGAAAACCACTGGAGAAATTGCCTCTGTTACTGGTCGTTATTTTGCGATGGATAGAGATAATAGATGGGAAAGAATTAAAAAAGCTTACGATGGTATCGTAAAAGGAATTGGAACTAAAACCCATGATATTGTTGCAACTATTAAAGAAAATTACGAAGCTGGAATTACTGACGAATTTATAGAACCAATTATCGCTACAAATGCAGATGGTTCTGCAAAAGCCAAAATTGAATCTGGTGATGTAGTTTTATTCTTTAATTACAGAACAGATAGAGGAAGAGAATTAACAAGTGCTTTATCTCAAGTTGATTTTCCAGAGTTTGGAATGAAAAAATTAGATTTGCATTTTACAACCATCACTTTGTATGATGAATCTTTTAAAGGTATCAACGTAATTTATAATACAGACAATATTAAAAACACCTTAGGTGAAGTTTTATCAAAAGCGGGTAAAAAACAAATAAGAATTGCTGAAACAGAGAAATATCCTCACGTAACGTTTTTCTTTTCTGGTGGCCAAGAAGCTCCTTTTGAAGGTGAATCTCGAATTTTAAAAAACTCACCAAAAGTAGCAACGTACGATTTACAACCAGAAATGTCAGCATACGAATTAACTGAGGCTTTGTGTGAAGATTTAGAGAAAGGCGAAGCAGATTTTGTCTGTTTAAATTTCGCAAATGGAGATATGGTTGGTCATACAGGAATTATGGAAGCTGCCATAAAAGCTTGCGAAACTGTAGATATTTGTGCACAAAAAGTAATTGAAACTGGTTTGGCAAATGGCTACACAACCCTATTAATTGCAGATCATGGAAACTGCGAAACTATGATGAATCCTGATGGTTCTCCTCATACAGCACACACCACAAACCCTGTTCCTTTTATTTTAATTGATGAGGAAATAAAATCAATAAAAAGTGGTATTTTAGGCGATATAGCTCCAACAATTTTAGAGCTAATTGGAGTAGAACAACCAGTAGAAATGACACAAAAATCGTTATTATAA
- a CDS encoding rhodanese-like domain-containing protein — MSLDIKEYLENDAVILDVRTQEEWNEGHIENAKHIVLNLIPLKIEEIKAWDKPVIAVCRSGGRSGQAAQFLKQNGVDVINGGPWQNVDQYIEK; from the coding sequence ATGAGTTTAGATATTAAAGAATATTTAGAAAACGACGCTGTTATTTTAGATGTAAGAACACAAGAAGAGTGGAATGAAGGGCATATTGAAAACGCAAAACATATTGTTTTAAATTTAATTCCTTTAAAAATTGAGGAAATAAAAGCTTGGGATAAACCAGTAATTGCTGTTTGTAGAAGTGGAGGTAGAAGTGGGCAAGCTGCACAGTTTTTAAAGCAAAATGGTGTAGATGTTATCAATGGTGGTCCTTGGCAAAATGTAGATCAGTATATAGAAAAGTAA
- a CDS encoding thioredoxin family protein: MKYTLILLSTIIFMACNTSKTSVDSKKVVIDEVEVIEREKAAEVNAEKNDRGYLIGIVNKESFTDDAYKSWFDSRYEEYTTDKEVIEQLKGEINNFTIKGFMGTWCGDSRREVPRFYKILEETGFNEDYFELISVGRNKRTPDNLQEGYNLIRVPTFIFLKNDKEVGRFVEYPRETIEKDILKIVQGKSYKHSYDKSED, encoded by the coding sequence ATGAAATACACTTTAATATTATTGTCAACAATTATTTTTATGGCTTGTAACACAAGTAAAACTTCTGTAGACAGCAAAAAAGTAGTTATTGATGAAGTTGAAGTAATTGAAAGAGAAAAAGCTGCAGAGGTTAATGCAGAAAAAAATGACAGAGGTTATTTAATTGGTATTGTTAATAAAGAATCTTTTACAGATGATGCTTATAAATCTTGGTTTGACAGCAGGTATGAAGAATACACAACTGACAAAGAAGTAATTGAACAATTGAAAGGCGAAATAAACAACTTTACAATTAAAGGATTTATGGGAACTTGGTGTGGAGATAGCAGAAGAGAAGTTCCTCGTTTTTATAAAATTTTAGAAGAAACTGGTTTTAATGAAGACTACTTTGAATTGATATCTGTAGGAAGAAATAAAAGAACTCCAGACAATTTACAAGAAGGATACAATCTTATAAGAGTGCCAACTTTTATCTTTTTAAAAAACGATAAAGAAGTAGGACGTTTTGTAGAATACCCAAGAGAAACCATCGAAAAAGATATTTTAAAAATTGTGCAAGGTAAAAGCTACAAACATTCTTATGATAAGAGTGAAGATTAA
- the aat gene encoding leucyl/phenylalanyl-tRNA--protein transferase: MIWLSDKIEFPAYKFTTKDGILALGGDLSSERLIHAYKNGIFPWFSEDDPIVWYCPHKRMVLYPKDLKVSKSMRKFINKNEFTITENTAFEEVIYNCKNIERGDGFGTWITDEMEQAFINLHKNGVAKSIEVWFDNKLVGGLYGLEINNIFCGESMFSKVSNASKLAFIHLSKNKNYKLIDCQIYNEHLASLGAKEIDRDLFLEILKN; this comes from the coding sequence GTGATTTGGCTTTCAGATAAAATAGAATTTCCAGCATATAAATTTACAACTAAAGATGGTATTTTGGCTTTGGGTGGAGATTTGTCATCAGAAAGATTAATTCATGCCTACAAAAATGGAATTTTTCCTTGGTTTTCAGAAGATGATCCTATTGTTTGGTATTGTCCTCATAAAAGAATGGTTTTATATCCAAAGGATTTAAAAGTATCAAAATCCATGCGAAAATTCATCAACAAAAACGAGTTTACGATTACAGAAAATACGGCTTTTGAAGAAGTAATTTATAATTGTAAAAACATTGAAAGAGGAGATGGTTTTGGTACTTGGATTACAGATGAAATGGAACAAGCTTTCATCAACCTGCATAAAAATGGGGTTGCAAAATCTATAGAGGTTTGGTTTGACAACAAATTAGTGGGTGGTTTGTATGGATTAGAAATTAATAATATTTTTTGTGGAGAAAGTATGTTTAGCAAAGTTTCTAATGCCTCAAAATTGGCGTTTATTCATCTATCAAAAAATAAAAATTACAAATTAATAGATTGCCAAATATATAATGAACATTTGGCAAGTTTAGGTGCCAAAGAAATTGATAGAGATTTGTTTTTAGAGATTTTGAAAAACTAA
- a CDS encoding YqaA family protein, producing MEKKRKKRKKNTEFIGKRLHNYYGRTGFYLFVWESVKKAFIPIVLVVIGVFLFNKYVYDINEGLETITETFSKTGILITFFVSETLLGLVPPEIFIAWSGKTESPIINLSILATLSYLGGLVSYFIGKTALKIKSLKEYLEVKMAANLKNTRKWGGFLILVGALLPLPFSIACLAAGMIKYPFRNVVFFGLFRFARFAAYAWAIFQVVD from the coding sequence TTGGAAAAAAAGCGCAAAAAAAGAAAGAAAAATACTGAATTTATAGGTAAAAGACTCCATAATTATTATGGGAGAACTGGCTTTTATTTATTTGTTTGGGAAAGCGTAAAAAAAGCATTTATTCCAATTGTTTTGGTTGTTATTGGCGTGTTTCTTTTTAATAAATATGTATATGATATTAATGAAGGTTTAGAAACAATTACAGAGACATTTTCTAAAACCGGTATTTTAATAACTTTTTTCGTTTCCGAAACTTTGCTGGGGTTAGTTCCTCCAGAAATTTTTATTGCTTGGTCTGGAAAAACGGAAAGTCCTATAATAAACCTATCAATTTTAGCTACGTTGTCTTATTTAGGAGGTTTGGTTTCTTATTTTATTGGAAAAACAGCTTTAAAAATAAAATCACTTAAAGAATATTTAGAAGTAAAAATGGCTGCAAATTTAAAAAACACTCGAAAATGGGGAGGTTTTTTAATTTTAGTTGGGGCATTATTACCTCTACCTTTTTCAATTGCTTGTTTAGCTGCAGGAATGATCAAATATCCTTTTAGAAATGTAGTCTTTTTTGGGCTTTTTCGATTTGCTAGATTTGCGGCTTATGCTTGGGCCATTTTTCAAGTAGTAGATTAA
- a CDS encoding GxxExxY protein, whose translation MNSLLYKEDTYKIIGICMEVHNQLGKGFSEVVYSDALEIEFINNNIEYSKEKTFNITYKGNILPHKYRVDFIINGNIVLEIKAIRCLTDSHVKQTLNYLAVSKLRIGLLINFGEDSLKYKRVIL comes from the coding sequence ATGAACAGTCTACTTTATAAAGAAGATACATATAAAATTATTGGAATTTGTATGGAAGTTCATAACCAATTAGGAAAAGGATTTAGTGAAGTAGTTTATAGTGATGCCTTAGAAATAGAATTTATAAATAATAATATTGAATATTCAAAAGAGAAAACATTTAATATTACATACAAAGGGAATATTCTTCCTCATAAATATAGGGTAGACTTTATAATTAATGGTAACATCGTTTTAGAAATAAAAGCTATTCGTTGTTTAACGGATTCTCATGTAAAACAAACTTTAAATTATTTAGCTGTTTCAAAATTAAGAATCGGTTTATTAATTAACTTTGGTGAAGATAGTTTAAAGTACAAAAGAGTAATTTTATAA
- a CDS encoding FAD:protein FMN transferase has translation MKTIKTILFYSFLLTFIACKQSSIKKDFVLKGFVFGTTYKITYLNADKNYKKSLDSLFLLVNNSVSTYMETSDISQINQGNTSISIDEIFTEVFKKSKKIYKETDGFFDPTVGNLVNAYGFGPKNEMLNLTDIEVFEQMQFVGLDKVKLVNGEIVKEHPNVYLDFNSIAKGFGIDVIARFFNDKNIDSYLIEIGGEIRAKGTKKNDEPWIIKLVNPVDVENGFKVINLSDKSMATSGNYRKFRVSEDGKKYVHTVNPKTGFATESNLLSASVIGAVDCADVDAYATAFMAMGLEKTKEFLKNNNELKVILIYLNKNGDLEEYSTYK, from the coding sequence ATGAAAACTATAAAAACTATCCTATTTTATTCATTTTTATTGACTTTTATTGCATGTAAACAGTCTTCTATTAAAAAGGATTTTGTTTTAAAAGGCTTTGTTTTTGGTACTACTTATAAAATAACGTATTTAAACGCCGATAAAAATTACAAAAAATCTTTAGATAGTCTTTTCTTATTGGTAAATAATTCAGTGTCTACTTATATGGAAACTTCGGATATTTCTCAAATAAATCAAGGAAATACTAGTATTTCTATTGATGAAATATTTACGGAAGTCTTTAAAAAATCTAAAAAAATATATAAAGAAACTGATGGGTTTTTCGACCCAACTGTTGGAAATTTAGTGAATGCTTATGGCTTTGGACCTAAAAACGAAATGTTAAATTTAACAGATATTGAGGTTTTTGAACAAATGCAATTTGTTGGTTTGGATAAAGTAAAACTTGTGAATGGTGAAATTGTAAAAGAACATCCTAACGTTTATTTAGATTTTAATTCGATTGCTAAAGGTTTTGGGATTGATGTAATTGCACGTTTTTTTAATGATAAAAATATTGATAGTTATTTGATAGAAATTGGTGGAGAGATTAGAGCAAAAGGAACCAAGAAAAATGATGAACCTTGGATTATTAAATTGGTGAATCCTGTGGATGTAGAAAATGGTTTTAAGGTGATTAATTTGTCTGATAAATCGATGGCAACTTCTGGCAACTATAGAAAATTCAGAGTTTCTGAAGATGGAAAAAAATATGTTCATACTGTCAATCCAAAAACAGGTTTTGCAACAGAAAGTAACTTGTTAAGTGCTTCTGTAATTGGTGCTGTAGACTGTGCAGATGTAGATGCGTATGCTACTGCGTTTATGGCAATGGGTTTAGAAAAAACCAAAGAGTTTTTAAAAAATAATAACGAATTAAAAGTGATTCTTATCTATCTGAATAAGAATGGAGATTTAGAGGAATATAGCACTTATAAGTAG
- a CDS encoding DUF3127 domain-containing protein has protein sequence MEVIGKVKLIGEVQTFGANGFRKRELVVTTDDQYPQMIMIEFVQDKTDLLNNYKVGQDVKVSINLRGREWINPQGEAKYFNSIQGWRIEGISGGASAQNLPPVDQFEPASNVSDDEPDDLPF, from the coding sequence ATGGAAGTTATTGGTAAAGTAAAGTTAATTGGAGAAGTACAAACGTTTGGTGCAAACGGATTTAGAAAAAGAGAATTGGTTGTAACTACAGACGATCAATATCCACAGATGATTATGATTGAATTTGTACAAGATAAAACAGATTTATTGAATAATTATAAAGTGGGGCAAGATGTAAAAGTTTCTATTAATTTAAGAGGTAGAGAATGGATCAATCCACAAGGAGAAGCTAAGTATTTTAACTCTATACAAGGTTGGAGAATTGAAGGTATTTCTGGAGGAGCATCTGCACAAAACTTACCACCTGTAGATCAATTTGAGCCAGCATCTAACGTTTCTGATGATGAGCCAGATGATTTACCATTTTAA
- a CDS encoding DUF2335 domain-containing protein encodes MSKKSSNKAAIQKAQQEIPEELQEIEEDLVSLNPEIFKGVPLKKKMEILHSISVVSIQHKSHSGPLPDADTLIKYNSVIPEGADRIMKMAEVQQVHRMKMEDKVITSQSSQSKLGQIFGLIIGIVGIGSGTFLAAMGETTVGGIIAGGTVVSLVSVFVIGKNIQKENKDE; translated from the coding sequence GTGTCAAAAAAATCATCTAATAAGGCTGCAATTCAAAAAGCTCAACAAGAAATACCTGAAGAATTACAAGAAATAGAAGAGGATTTAGTAAGTCTTAATCCCGAAATATTTAAAGGTGTTCCTCTTAAGAAAAAAATGGAGATACTTCATAGTATTTCTGTTGTCTCTATTCAACATAAAAGCCACTCAGGTCCTTTGCCTGATGCTGACACTTTAATTAAATATAATTCAGTTATACCAGAAGGAGCAGATAGAATTATGAAAATGGCAGAAGTTCAACAAGTTCATAGAATGAAAATGGAGGACAAAGTTATTACTAGTCAATCAAGCCAAAGTAAATTAGGGCAAATATTTGGACTTATTATCGGAATTGTAGGTATTGGAAGTGGAACTTTTTTAGCTGCTATGGGAGAAACTACTGTCGGAGGAATTATAGCTGGAGGTACAGTTGTAAGTTTAGTCTCAGTATTTGTAATAGGTAAAAATATTCAAAAAGAAAATAAAGATGAATAA
- the map gene encoding type I methionyl aminopeptidase produces MIKIKTREEIEIMRESALIVSKTLGMLAKEVKPGVTTLYLDKLAEDFIREQGAIPGFLGLYDFPNTLCMSPNSQVVHGFPTKEPLKEGDIISIDCGALKNGFYGDHAYTFAVGEIDAETKKLLEVTKESLYVGIREFKAGNRVGDVGYAIQNFTEKHGYGVVRELVGHGLGREMHEDPEMPNYGRRGRGKKFVEGMVVAIEPMTNMGTHKIRHHADGWTITTLDNKPSAHFEHDVAIVNGKPELLSTFKYINEALGIVTDEEDEFRQ; encoded by the coding sequence ATGATTAAAATTAAAACCCGAGAAGAAATAGAAATTATGCGCGAAAGTGCATTAATCGTTTCTAAAACATTAGGAATGCTTGCCAAAGAAGTAAAACCTGGTGTAACTACTTTATATTTAGATAAGCTTGCCGAAGATTTTATTAGAGAACAAGGTGCAATTCCTGGCTTTTTAGGTTTGTATGATTTTCCAAATACACTTTGTATGAGTCCAAACTCGCAAGTTGTTCACGGCTTCCCAACTAAAGAACCTTTAAAAGAAGGTGATATTATTTCTATTGATTGTGGAGCTCTTAAAAATGGCTTTTATGGAGATCATGCCTATACATTTGCTGTTGGCGAAATTGATGCTGAAACCAAAAAACTTTTAGAAGTTACCAAAGAAAGTTTATATGTAGGAATTCGCGAATTTAAAGCAGGCAATAGAGTTGGCGATGTGGGTTATGCCATTCAGAACTTTACAGAAAAGCACGGTTATGGTGTTGTAAGAGAATTGGTAGGTCATGGTTTAGGACGCGAAATGCACGAAGATCCAGAAATGCCAAACTATGGTAGAAGAGGAAGAGGAAAAAAGTTTGTTGAAGGAATGGTAGTTGCCATAGAACCTATGACAAATATGGGAACTCACAAAATAAGACATCATGCTGATGGTTGGACAATTACCACTTTAGATAATAAACCTTCTGCGCATTTTGAACATGATGTTGCCATTGTAAACGGAAAACCAGAACTACTTTCTACTTTTAAATATATTAATGAAGCTTTGGGAATTGTTACTGATGAAGAAGATGAGTTTAGACAGTAA